In a single window of the Lebetimonas sp. JH292 genome:
- a CDS encoding DNA polymerase III subunit delta', with the protein MNKIIVTNDLEKCINEIKYDEKIITDEFKVENVKELKEISYLTSKNEKTILIAAKKYNLISQNALLKILEEPPPNTAFILAVTSKYSLLETIKSRLPIEYKIFKKVTDINVDLSKINNDLIFDLLQKDLNKDEIKAICYDLINKKNLKKELNVLSNAIKMLELNIEKKAVLAYIMLYFKGK; encoded by the coding sequence TTGAATAAAATAATCGTTACAAACGATTTGGAAAAATGTATAAATGAAATTAAATATGATGAAAAGATTATAACAGATGAATTTAAAGTTGAAAATGTAAAAGAGCTTAAAGAAATTTCCTATCTTACAAGCAAAAATGAAAAAACCATTTTAATTGCCGCAAAAAAATATAATCTAATTTCTCAAAACGCTCTTTTGAAAATACTTGAAGAACCTCCTCCAAATACTGCTTTTATACTGGCCGTGACATCAAAATATTCATTGCTTGAGACTATAAAATCAAGACTTCCCATCGAATATAAAATTTTTAAAAAAGTAACAGATATAAATGTTGATTTAAGTAAAATAAATAATGATTTGATTTTCGATTTATTGCAAAAAGATTTAAATAAAGATGAAATTAAAGCAATTTGTTATGATTTGATTAATAAAAAAAATTTAAAAAAAGAGCTGAATGTTTTAAGCAATGCTATAAAAATGCTTGAATTGAACATTGAAAAAAAAGCGGTTTTGGCTTATATAATGCTTTATTTCAAAGGAAAATAA
- a CDS encoding HobA family DNA replication regulator produces the protein MDLNEFTLKYIREKNLKWMEEKRLEWIPLISEFLSQVIEGKCVLIITDYKRKWLRDYILQKINNFQDFKPSFIPFFDLISFVPQIEYAKTNEHFDLIEDMLNITFNENYIFWYIGVETPMLKFARRKENSFFWIMDMDLHKNFFLKSIDENLDLKLLHLTDLLNETLKAVIFGEVEL, from the coding sequence ATGGATTTAAACGAGTTTACTTTAAAATATATAAGAGAAAAAAACTTAAAATGGATGGAAGAGAAAAGGCTGGAATGGATTCCTTTAATCAGTGAATTTCTTTCTCAGGTGATTGAAGGAAAATGTGTTTTAATTATAACCGATTACAAAAGAAAATGGCTTAGAGATTATATTCTCCAGAAAATAAATAATTTTCAGGATTTTAAGCCGTCTTTTATTCCTTTTTTTGACCTGATTTCCTTTGTGCCCCAAATAGAGTATGCAAAAACGAACGAACATTTTGATTTAATAGAAGATATGCTCAATATTACTTTTAATGAAAATTATATTTTCTGGTATATCGGTGTGGAAACCCCTATGCTTAAATTTGCAAGGCGCAAAGAAAATTCTTTTTTCTGGATAATGGATATGGATTTGCATAAAAACTTCTTTTTAAAATCTATCGATGAAAATCTTGATTTAAAACTTTTACATTTAACGGATTTATTGAATGAAACCTTAAAAGCGGTTATTTTCGGTGAGGTTGAACTTTGA
- the folP gene encoding dihydropteroate synthase: MKIYKLNSEIDLAKVMQKMGVDKVGIEIMKKKRSVYIFYIKNINCAAANILKQDALSIGAELAVPIGAPNCKNKYFDALLLCNEKHLITLSKKELTQPFGLKDLAKQLKNFVNLPKFPLKIMGVINANEDSFFEGSRFKGNEAVKQIEKMIDEGADIIDLGGVSSRPGSVYPGVEEELKRVSPIIDEIYKHKLYEKAVFSIDTFESKVLEYALERGFKIANDITGLESDEYAEVAAKYNADVIIMHKKGIPKDMQKNPFYENVILEIDEFFEKRIAKAKNFGIKNVILDVGIGFGKRLEDNLALIKHLEHFLHFGYELLIGASRKSMIDMIMKKYGISTFPSERLPGTLAIHQEAFRNGASIIRCHDVKEHFQALKVYEAVKGFDV; the protein is encoded by the coding sequence ATGAAAATTTATAAATTAAACAGCGAAATTGATTTGGCTAAAGTTATGCAAAAAATGGGAGTGGACAAAGTAGGCATTGAAATAATGAAAAAAAAGCGTTCTGTTTATATTTTTTATATTAAAAACATAAATTGTGCCGCTGCAAATATTCTAAAACAGGACGCTTTAAGCATTGGTGCCGAACTTGCTGTTCCCATAGGGGCTCCAAACTGCAAAAACAAATATTTTGATGCGCTTTTGTTATGTAATGAAAAACATTTAATTACACTTTCCAAAAAAGAGCTTACTCAGCCGTTTGGGTTGAAAGATTTGGCAAAACAGCTTAAAAATTTTGTAAATCTTCCTAAATTTCCTTTGAAAATTATGGGGGTTATTAATGCGAATGAAGATTCTTTTTTTGAAGGCAGCAGATTCAAAGGAAATGAAGCCGTTAAGCAGATTGAAAAAATGATTGACGAAGGTGCGGATATAATTGACTTAGGCGGGGTTTCATCCAGACCCGGAAGTGTTTATCCCGGGGTGGAAGAAGAATTAAAGAGGGTCTCCCCTATAATTGATGAAATTTATAAACATAAATTATATGAAAAAGCTGTTTTCAGTATAGATACATTTGAATCCAAAGTTTTGGAATATGCACTTGAGCGCGGTTTTAAAATAGCAAATGATATTACCGGCCTTGAAAGCGACGAATATGCCGAGGTTGCAGCTAAATATAATGCCGATGTTATTATTATGCATAAAAAAGGAATCCCAAAAGATATGCAAAAAAATCCATTTTATGAAAATGTAATTTTGGAAATCGATGAATTTTTTGAAAAAAGAATTGCAAAAGCAAAAAATTTTGGAATAAAAAATGTAATTTTGGATGTTGGAATAGGCTTTGGTAAAAGACTTGAAGATAATCTTGCGTTAATTAAGCATTTGGAGCATTTTTTGCATTTTGGATACGAGCTTTTGATAGGGGCAAGCAGAAAATCTATGATAGATATGATTATGAAAAAATATGGGATATCCACTTTTCCTTCTGAAAGACTGCCCGGTACTTTGGCAATTCATCAAGAAGCCTTTAGAAACGGGGCAAGCATTATCAGGTGTCATGATGTAAAAGAGCATTTTCAGGCTTTAAAAGTTTATGAGGCTGTTAAGGGATTTGATGTTTAG
- a CDS encoding ThiF family adenylyltransferase, translating to MFRRQIELLGKKQKLLENKKILIIGAGGLGNALATIISCIGLKR from the coding sequence ATGTTTAGAAGGCAGATTGAATTACTTGGAAAAAAACAAAAACTGCTTGAAAATAAAAAAATTTTAATAATCGGGGCAGGGGGGCTTGGAAATGCTTTGGCCACAATAATAAGTTGTATTGGTTTAAAAAGATAA
- a CDS encoding ThiF family adenylyltransferase — translation MYWFKKIIIIDFDKIEIHNIHRQIQFTKNDLGKKKVRVLGEKIKRCDTKIEIVENKFSSDMNFDVDLVFDATDNFEAREEIDKFSKKNSIPWVYTSVDEYYAQVGFFKKTDFNTFATKKLFPKGQIPPMVSLAASIEAMVGVKYLIGELKEEILYYIDFSKDLEIKKFKF, via the coding sequence TTGTATTGGTTTAAAAAGATAATAATTATTGATTTTGACAAAATAGAAATTCACAATATCCACAGACAGATTCAGTTTACAAAAAATGATTTGGGAAAAAAGAAAGTCAGAGTTTTGGGCGAAAAAATAAAAAGATGCGATACCAAAATAGAAATTGTAGAAAATAAATTTTCAAGCGATATGAATTTTGATGTAGATTTGGTTTTTGATGCAACAGATAATTTTGAGGCCAGAGAGGAAATTGATAAATTTTCCAAAAAAAACTCTATTCCATGGGTATATACGAGCGTGGATGAATATTATGCCCAGGTGGGTTTTTTTAAAAAAACAGATTTTAACACTTTTGCAACAAAAAAACTTTTTCCCAAAGGGCAAATTCCCCCAATGGTAAGCTTAGCCGCCAGTATAGAAGCGATGGTTGGTGTAAAATATTTAATAGGCGAGCTTAAAGAAGAAATTTTATATTATATAGATTTCAGTAAAGATTTGGAAATAAAAAAATTTAAATTTTAA